Genomic DNA from Longimicrobium sp.:
ACAAGTGCTGAGTGCTGAGTGCTGAGTGCTGAGTGCTGAGTGCTGAGTGCTGAGTGCTGAGTGCTGAGTGCTGAGTGCCGAGTGCCGAGTGCCGAGTGCCGAGTGCCGAGTGCGGAGTGCGAGGGGCGGCATCGCTGGTCTCCGCGTCTCCGCGTGAGATGCAGGAGAATTGGGGGATGCAAAACATCCGTGGCATCGTCCCGTTGCAGCGGGTGCATCGGGGTGGTGCGGCGGCGCTCCGGAAGAGACGTCGGGGGATGTGGATCAACGCGATGGGATGCAATGGGTTTGCAGATCGGATGAATATCTGGCGTGGTGCGTGCCTTCCACGGCGGCGTTTCCCGCCGTATCCAGCGACCCACATCTCCAGATCCCGATCCATGCACAGACCCACGAAGCACCTTCGCGCGCTCCTGCCGTTCATCCTCCTGCTCGCCCCGCTTCCGGCGGCGGCGCAGGCGGTGATGTTCCGCGCGGCGCGGATCTACACGATGGAGCAGGACTCGCTCGTCACCTCCACCCCCGCCCTGGCCGTGCAGGCCGGCCGCATCGTTGCCGTGGGCGACTCGGCGTCGGTCGCCCGCGTCCTGGGGCAGAGGGGGCTGCGCTACAGCGTGGACCGGCGCTTCGCCGCGAACGTGATCTTTCCCGGTTTCGTGGAGGCGCACACGCACTTCCAGATGTACGGGATGTTCGCGGCCACGCCGTACGTGGGGTACGGAAGCCGCCCCGCGCCCGACGGCACGCTGCAGCCGGGAGTGCCCACGCTGGCGGGGGTGGTCTCCACCCTCCAGGCCGAGCTGGCGCAGCATCCCGGCCGGCCGG
This window encodes:
- a CDS encoding amidohydrolase family protein codes for the protein MHRPTKHLRALLPFILLLAPLPAAAQAVMFRAARIYTMEQDSLVTSTPALAVQAGRIVAVGDSASVARVLGQRGLRYSVDRRFAANVIFPGFVEAHTHFQMYGMFAATPYVGYGSRPAPDGTLQPGVPTLAGVVSTLQAELAQHPGRPVFGYGTDPIYWNGSRLTASELNQVSSTVPVMVQLASGHIVVCNDTMLGLARNHDPALWNQLVASGRWCS